The Gordonibacter urolithinfaciens genome contains a region encoding:
- a CDS encoding phosphonate C-P lyase system protein PhnL — MALLEIDDLSKSFLLHRVDRRIQGCQHVSFAIEPGQFVGITGRSGSGKSTILRCIWRTNLPEQGRILYDSARFGLVDLAQATQRQMLYLRAFELGYVSQFLNALPRQTARDIVLKSALEAYGADERARAEQETERMLRHFDLDESLWELYPRTFSGGEKLRLNIAAAMIKRPRLLLLDEPTASLDNASKLKVRTLIEQLKAEGTTMLGIFHDLEFMDGLCDHEFNMQEGMMA, encoded by the coding sequence ATGGCGCTCCTGGAAATCGATGACCTCTCGAAGTCCTTCCTGCTGCATCGCGTGGACCGGCGCATCCAAGGGTGCCAGCACGTGAGCTTCGCCATTGAGCCGGGGCAGTTCGTGGGCATCACCGGGCGCAGCGGCAGCGGCAAGTCCACCATCCTGCGCTGCATCTGGCGCACGAACCTGCCCGAGCAGGGGCGCATCCTGTACGATTCCGCCCGCTTCGGCCTCGTCGACCTCGCGCAGGCCACGCAGCGCCAGATGCTCTACCTGCGCGCCTTCGAGCTGGGCTACGTGTCCCAGTTCCTCAACGCGCTGCCGCGCCAAACGGCCCGTGACATCGTGCTGAAGAGCGCGCTCGAAGCCTACGGCGCCGACGAGCGCGCCCGCGCCGAGCAGGAGACCGAGCGCATGCTGCGCCACTTCGACCTGGACGAGAGCCTGTGGGAGCTCTACCCGCGCACCTTCTCCGGCGGCGAGAAGCTGCGCCTCAACATCGCCGCCGCCATGATCAAGCGCCCGCGCCTGCTGCTCCTGGACGAGCCCACCGCCTCGCTCGACAACGCGTCGAAGCTCAAGGTGCGCACCCTCATCGAGCAGCTCAAGGCCGAGGGCACCACCATGCTCGGCATCTTCCACGACCTCGAATTCATGGACGGCTTGTGCGATCATGAGTTCAACATGCAGGAAGGGATGATGGCGTGA
- the phnPP gene encoding phosphoribosyl 1,2-cyclic phosphate 1,2-diphosphodiesterase, which yields MKADLHVHTTMSDGSDTFEEVLAQARERGIGRIAFTNHDTTCGLDGAAALGARYGVQVTGGIEVSAYDFQRGRKVHVLGLGLCEDAPALAALCGPLLERRNQNSLWQLDRMVEAGLPVDVERALALGRASTCLYKQHLMAALTGEPHPSAAYRALYRSLFKDGGICDRDIAYVDVRDAVRAIAEDGGLPVLAHPGQLDSYDLVPELVPLGLAGIEQHHPDHTPADHDRCAQLAERYALACTGGSDYHGRFGSIPHVGYRIPQA from the coding sequence ATGAAAGCCGACCTCCACGTGCACACCACCATGTCGGACGGCTCGGACACCTTCGAGGAGGTGCTCGCCCAGGCGCGCGAGCGCGGCATCGGGCGCATCGCGTTCACGAACCACGACACCACGTGCGGCCTGGACGGGGCTGCGGCCCTCGGCGCGCGCTACGGCGTCCAGGTCACGGGCGGCATCGAGGTGAGCGCCTACGACTTCCAGCGCGGCCGCAAGGTGCACGTGCTGGGCCTCGGCCTGTGCGAGGACGCGCCCGCGCTCGCCGCCCTCTGCGGCCCGCTGCTCGAGCGCCGCAACCAGAACTCGCTCTGGCAGCTCGACCGCATGGTGGAAGCCGGCCTCCCCGTCGACGTCGAGCGCGCCCTCGCCCTCGGCCGCGCCTCCACCTGCCTGTACAAGCAGCACCTCATGGCCGCGCTCACCGGCGAGCCGCACCCGAGCGCCGCCTACCGCGCGCTCTACCGCAGCCTGTTCAAGGACGGCGGCATCTGCGACCGCGACATCGCCTACGTGGACGTCCGCGACGCCGTGCGTGCCATTGCGGAGGACGGCGGCCTGCCCGTGCTCGCGCATCCCGGCCAGCTGGACAGCTACGACCTCGTCCCCGAGCTCGTCCCCCTCGGCCTCGCCGGCATCGAGCAGCACCACCCCGACCACACGCCCGCCGACCACGACCGCTGCGCCCAGCTGGCCGAACGCTACGCCCTCGCCTGCACCGGCGGCTCCGACTACCACGGCCGCTTCGGCTCCATCCCGCACGTGGGCTACCGCATTCCCCAAGCCTGA
- a CDS encoding ROK family protein, whose protein sequence is MHIAQRTRIDGPVGCLPDDPVVLGVDVGGTHTKVAAFDLGGELLGTRALDLLAHGEGFGTGERLK, encoded by the coding sequence TTGCATATCGCGCAGCGCACCCGGATCGACGGACCTGTCGGCTGCCTTCCCGATGATCCCGTCGTTCTCGGCGTGGACGTGGGCGGCACGCATACGAAGGTCGCGGCGTTCGACCTCGGCGGCGAGTTGCTGGGCACCCGCGCGCTCGACCTACTCGCGCACGGCGAGGGCTTCGGCACAGGGGAGCGCCTGAAATGA
- a CDS encoding SLC13 family permease, giving the protein MRPLTSRIARFARERTVLVVSALAALATVAFVPPDEAYLGYFDVKTLACLFGILAVVGALRGIGLFEHAARLIVARFFTCRSAVAALVGSTLVLSMFATNDLALIMMLPLSAATLLKAGWERSLPFAFIMQNLAANLGGMILPFGNPQNLYLYERFSIPLGDFLSSMALPFAVSVVLIALCCVLFAKPEPPKATKKTSIGKRGSRKRRDEKTSGRKARWEESVSGGTSNGKLACR; this is encoded by the coding sequence ATGCGCCCGCTTACCTCGCGGATCGCCCGGTTCGCGCGCGAGCGCACGGTGCTTGTCGTGTCGGCCTTAGCCGCCTTGGCAACTGTGGCCTTCGTCCCGCCCGACGAAGCGTATCTCGGCTATTTCGACGTGAAGACGCTCGCCTGCCTGTTCGGGATCCTCGCCGTCGTGGGTGCGCTGCGCGGCATCGGCCTGTTCGAGCATGCGGCGCGCCTCATCGTAGCGCGCTTCTTCACCTGCCGGTCGGCCGTGGCAGCGCTCGTGGGGTCCACGCTCGTGCTTTCGATGTTCGCCACGAACGACCTGGCGCTCATCATGATGCTGCCCCTCTCGGCCGCCACGCTGCTCAAAGCCGGATGGGAGCGCTCCCTGCCCTTCGCGTTCATCATGCAGAACCTGGCGGCGAACCTCGGCGGCATGATCCTGCCGTTCGGCAATCCGCAGAACCTCTACCTGTACGAGCGCTTCTCCATCCCGCTGGGTGATTTCCTCTCCAGCATGGCGCTGCCCTTCGCGGTCTCGGTCGTGCTCATCGCCCTCTGCTGCGTCTTGTTCGCCAAGCCAGAGCCCCCGAAAGCAACGAAAAAAACGAGCATCGGAAAAAGAGGCAGCAGAAAAAGGCGTGACGAAAAAACGAGCGGAAGAAAAGCGCGTTGGGAAGAATCGGTCAGCGGAGGAACGAGCAACGGAAAGCTCGCTTGCAGATGA
- a CDS encoding ABC transporter substrate-binding protein produces MNIKKMVALVATGALAASLALFGCSSGDGQDSGAKDDKAAGNESGYTLVNDGKLTVAASLDFPPFENLNGDTPEGFEVELMGLLAEEMGLEINYLPSTKFDTIVPLIQTGGKADVGVSGITITDERLDQVDFTDAVCDVNQSITVLKDSGVTDVAQLEGKKVGAQTGTTGYEWAAENIKDVEMVGFDEMTAVFLALQSGQIDAIAVDLPVANYYVKTAYTDCQVIKEIPTGEQYAIAVSKDSPELTKALNTALKAMRENGKYDELAAKWLQ; encoded by the coding sequence ATGAACATCAAGAAAATGGTTGCGCTCGTTGCAACCGGCGCCCTCGCGGCGTCGCTCGCGCTGTTCGGCTGCTCGTCGGGCGACGGGCAGGACTCCGGCGCGAAGGACGACAAGGCGGCCGGCAACGAGTCCGGCTACACGCTGGTGAACGACGGCAAGCTGACGGTGGCGGCTTCGCTCGACTTCCCGCCGTTCGAGAACCTGAACGGCGACACGCCCGAGGGCTTCGAGGTGGAGCTCATGGGCCTTCTGGCCGAGGAGATGGGCCTGGAGATCAACTACCTGCCGTCCACGAAGTTCGACACCATCGTTCCGCTCATCCAGACCGGCGGCAAGGCCGATGTGGGTGTTTCGGGCATCACCATCACCGACGAGCGCCTGGACCAGGTCGACTTCACCGACGCCGTGTGCGACGTGAACCAGAGCATCACCGTGCTCAAGGATTCGGGCGTCACCGACGTGGCGCAGCTCGAGGGCAAGAAGGTGGGCGCCCAGACCGGCACCACGGGCTACGAGTGGGCTGCCGAGAACATCAAGGACGTGGAGATGGTGGGCTTCGACGAGATGACCGCCGTGTTCCTGGCGCTGCAGTCCGGCCAGATCGACGCCATTGCGGTGGACCTGCCGGTGGCGAACTACTACGTGAAGACGGCCTACACCGACTGCCAGGTCATCAAGGAGATCCCCACGGGCGAGCAGTACGCCATCGCGGTGAGCAAGGACAGCCCCGAGCTGACCAAGGCGCTCAACACGGCGCTCAAGGCCATGCGCGAGAACGGGAAGTACGACGAGCTTGCCGCCAAGTGGTTGCAGTAA
- a CDS encoding amino acid ABC transporter permease, whose protein sequence is MQIAFAFARKHLAGAAAVLFAAALAVSFVLPVQAHALDVERWTAKPNKDGDNTTVLGATATRVTWQGQTAEDESLASVTIEMPEGTTVGAENVKTTVLVGLDRLDAASEAVVDGNDVTVTLAEPAPAGALVMVECNRTLLPGGGGSFGLAGSYTTADGQRHDMPATDQVINVTGTSPAEQLSSWLNQQDWVKAWNSNKFLHLFFDPAIIVTSVPALFAGWLVSIGVVVVSFPLAIPLGLLLSFLRMAKHRLPRAIGATYINIVRGTPLFLQLYIAFFGLPLMGVQMDNFTMGAIVLVMNSSAYLAEIFRAGIQSISQGQFEAARSLGMNGAQTMFFVIIPQTVRRVIPTMTSEFILMYKDTSLLAAVGVTELMMYAKTITAATGNVTPYIVAAGFYLIVTIPLTKLINTMEARMSNGRRKHKKGPADRSITSAASVVPDSDAGVARSIRLSETFAGPASQTDAATRIYEDAKRNGNHISH, encoded by the coding sequence ATGCAGATCGCATTCGCATTTGCGCGGAAACACCTCGCAGGCGCCGCGGCGGTTCTCTTCGCCGCGGCGCTGGCGGTCTCGTTCGTCTTGCCGGTCCAAGCGCACGCGCTCGACGTGGAGCGCTGGACCGCCAAGCCGAACAAGGACGGCGACAACACCACGGTTCTGGGAGCCACGGCGACGCGCGTCACGTGGCAGGGCCAGACGGCGGAGGACGAGTCCCTTGCCTCCGTGACCATCGAGATGCCCGAGGGCACCACCGTCGGGGCCGAGAACGTGAAGACCACCGTGCTCGTGGGGCTCGATCGCCTGGATGCGGCGTCCGAGGCCGTCGTGGACGGCAACGACGTCACGGTGACGCTCGCCGAGCCTGCGCCGGCCGGTGCGCTCGTCATGGTGGAGTGCAACCGCACGCTCCTGCCGGGCGGCGGCGGGTCGTTCGGCCTGGCGGGCAGTTACACCACGGCCGACGGGCAGCGCCACGACATGCCGGCCACGGACCAGGTCATCAACGTGACGGGCACCTCGCCCGCCGAGCAGCTGTCCAGCTGGCTCAACCAGCAGGACTGGGTGAAGGCGTGGAACTCCAACAAGTTCCTGCACCTGTTCTTCGACCCGGCCATCATCGTCACGTCCGTGCCGGCGCTGTTCGCCGGCTGGCTCGTGTCGATCGGCGTGGTGGTGGTGAGCTTCCCGCTGGCCATCCCCCTGGGCCTTCTGCTGTCGTTTTTACGCATGGCGAAGCACCGCCTTCCGCGCGCCATCGGCGCCACGTACATCAACATCGTGCGCGGAACGCCGCTGTTCCTGCAGCTCTACATCGCGTTCTTCGGCCTGCCGCTCATGGGCGTGCAGATGGACAACTTCACCATGGGCGCCATCGTGCTGGTCATGAACTCCAGCGCGTACCTGGCCGAGATATTCCGCGCGGGCATCCAGTCCATCAGCCAAGGGCAGTTCGAGGCGGCGCGGTCGCTGGGCATGAACGGTGCGCAGACCATGTTCTTCGTTATCATCCCGCAGACGGTACGGCGTGTGATTCCCACTATGACCAGCGAGTTCATCCTCATGTACAAGGACACCTCGCTCCTGGCCGCCGTGGGCGTGACCGAGCTCATGATGTACGCGAAGACCATCACGGCCGCCACGGGCAACGTGACGCCCTATATCGTGGCCGCCGGGTTCTACCTCATCGTCACCATTCCGCTCACGAAGCTCATCAACACCATGGAAGCGCGCATGTCCAACGGGCGCCGCAAGCATAAGAAGGGCCCCGCCGACCGCAGCATCACGTCGGCCGCCTCGGTGGTGCCTGATTCCGACGCCGGCGTGGCGCGCAGCATCCGCCTGTCCGAGACGTTCGCCGGGCCCGCCTCGCAGACCGACGCGGCAACGCGCATCTACGAGGATGCGAAGCGCAACGGCAACCATATCAGCCATTAA
- a CDS encoding amino acid ABC transporter ATP-binding protein, translating into MSEANNGAAGIGAADIAGADAADETVIRIEDLRKTFGDNEVLRGIDLDVRRGEVVVILGPSGSGKSTLLRCVNLLEKPTGGRIFFEDTEITAKKTDINKVRAKVGMVFQNFNLFPHLTAKKNVMLAQQKVLHRNKEEAARIAEEQLEKVGLGERIDYRPSELSGGQQQRVAIARALAMDPHVMLFDEATSALDPELVRDVLSVMKELARGGMTMIVVTHEMGFARDVADRVIFMDGGHIVEQGTPEEVFDHPTSDRTKDFLGHIS; encoded by the coding sequence ATGAGCGAAGCGAACAACGGCGCGGCGGGTATCGGGGCGGCAGACATCGCCGGCGCGGACGCTGCGGACGAGACGGTCATCCGCATCGAGGACCTGCGCAAGACGTTCGGCGACAACGAGGTGCTGCGCGGTATCGACCTCGACGTGCGCCGCGGCGAGGTAGTGGTGATCCTGGGCCCGTCCGGCTCGGGCAAGTCCACGCTGCTGCGCTGCGTGAACCTGCTGGAGAAGCCCACGGGCGGCCGCATCTTCTTCGAGGACACCGAGATCACCGCGAAGAAGACCGACATCAACAAGGTGCGTGCCAAGGTGGGCATGGTGTTCCAGAACTTCAACCTGTTCCCACACCTCACGGCCAAGAAGAACGTTATGCTGGCGCAGCAGAAGGTGCTGCACCGCAACAAGGAGGAGGCCGCGCGCATCGCCGAGGAGCAGCTGGAGAAGGTGGGCCTGGGCGAGCGTATAGACTACCGGCCCTCCGAGCTCTCCGGCGGCCAGCAGCAGCGCGTGGCCATCGCCCGCGCGCTCGCCATGGACCCGCACGTCATGCTGTTCGACGAGGCCACGAGCGCGCTCGACCCCGAGCTCGTGCGCGACGTGCTGAGCGTGATGAAGGAGCTCGCCCGCGGCGGCATGACCATGATCGTGGTGACGCACGAGATGGGCTTCGCCCGCGACGTAGCCGACCGCGTCATCTTCATGGACGGCGGCCACATCGTGGAGCAGGGCACCCCCGAAGAGGTGTTCGACCATCCGACGTCCGACCGCACGAAGGACTTCCTGGGCCATATCTCGTAG
- a CDS encoding N-dimethylarginine dimethylaminohydrolase, with amino-acid sequence MAKIVNSWNDWDPLKRVIVGRCDNSMIPPEEPATSEKVPVDSEMRGMWGLRPLATVERGNECLENLVKILEDRGVVVDRPTPLQWNQAIGTPDFRNDSMMTCMPPRDILLTVGNEIMASANSFRCRYFEYLAYWPLMKQYFDEDPDFLWTQAPRPRLTDASYKHNYYDEKITLEERLVRTANKDFVTTEVEPMWDAADVMRMGKDLFIQHGLTTNRTAMDWFQRYYPEYRVHAVNFPGDPYPIHIDATFVPLRPGLIINNPHRKLPEEQRAIFEANDWQIVEAAQPAHDEPPALCYSSVWLSMNCLVLDPKTVIVEASEVHQQEQMDKLGMNVIPCDLRDAYPFGGGLHCSTADVYREGDCLDYFPNRVKDPTLVRPEMWND; translated from the coding sequence ATGGCGAAGATAGTCAATTCTTGGAACGACTGGGATCCGCTGAAGCGCGTTATCGTCGGTCGTTGCGACAACTCGATGATCCCCCCCGAGGAGCCCGCGACTTCCGAGAAGGTGCCTGTCGACTCCGAGATGCGCGGCATGTGGGGCCTGCGTCCCCTCGCCACCGTCGAGCGTGGCAACGAGTGCCTCGAGAACCTCGTGAAGATCCTCGAGGACCGCGGTGTCGTCGTCGACCGTCCCACCCCGCTGCAGTGGAACCAGGCCATCGGCACGCCGGACTTCCGCAACGACTCCATGATGACCTGCATGCCTCCGCGTGACATCCTGCTCACCGTCGGCAACGAGATCATGGCCTCCGCGAACTCCTTCCGCTGCCGCTACTTCGAGTACCTGGCCTACTGGCCCCTCATGAAGCAGTACTTCGACGAGGATCCCGACTTCCTGTGGACCCAGGCTCCCCGTCCCCGCCTGACGGACGCCTCCTACAAGCACAACTACTACGACGAGAAGATCACGCTGGAAGAGCGCCTCGTCCGCACGGCCAACAAGGACTTCGTGACCACCGAGGTCGAGCCGATGTGGGATGCCGCCGACGTGATGCGCATGGGCAAGGACCTGTTCATCCAGCACGGCCTGACCACGAACCGCACGGCCATGGACTGGTTCCAGCGCTACTACCCCGAGTACCGCGTGCACGCCGTGAACTTCCCCGGCGACCCGTACCCGATCCACATCGACGCCACCTTCGTGCCGCTGCGTCCGGGCCTGATCATCAACAACCCGCACCGCAAGCTCCCCGAAGAGCAGCGCGCCATCTTCGAGGCCAACGATTGGCAGATCGTCGAAGCCGCCCAGCCGGCCCACGACGAGCCGCCGGCGCTGTGCTACAGCTCCGTCTGGCTGTCCATGAACTGCCTCGTGCTCGACCCGAAGACGGTCATCGTGGAGGCTTCCGAGGTTCACCAGCAGGAGCAGATGGACAAGCTCGGCATGAACGTCATCCCCTGCGACCTGCGCGACGCCTATCCGTTCGGCGGCGGCCTGCACTGCTCCACGGCTGACGTCTACCGCGAGGGCGACTGCCTCGACTACTTCCCGAACCGCGTCAAGGATCCCACCCTGGTGCGCCCGGAGATGTGGAACGACTAG
- a CDS encoding DMT family transporter, producing MADTNKTTNTPDLGDKPELGNGKDGSGSYQMRVGFGTIAMLISATGMGLVPLFSRWATRTDMFNGAAGLNAGDSIGALMAVGRMGMGVLFFVVLLLATHKVHVFKKLKLTPAIALGGLMIGMSLACYVTSTLLTTVSNAVLFIYIGPVVCVLLARIFRKEPMSKLQWICLGAVFIGMLFGNNLMGFGDNGFFVDFNLVPSTPEFPQKGIGDAFGLASGFFYGASMFFNGYRKDADTTARGVWNFIFAVIGAGSITIVLNSLGSIDPSMANWALNIHFTPFNWIGAVLLWIICGPIALGFLLVAGRNLPAADYGTIAYWEVPVAIFVGLVVFGEALTINTIIGGLLIIGGGAVPSIRGMIVGRKQKQQEEISENLAARLEKAEEDEHLQ from the coding sequence ATGGCAGATACCAACAAAACCACCAACACGCCGGATCTGGGTGACAAGCCCGAGCTCGGCAACGGCAAGGACGGCTCCGGCAGCTACCAGATGAGGGTGGGCTTCGGCACCATCGCCATGCTCATCTCGGCGACCGGCATGGGCCTCGTGCCGCTGTTCAGCCGCTGGGCCACGCGCACCGACATGTTCAACGGGGCGGCGGGCCTGAACGCCGGCGATTCCATCGGCGCCCTCATGGCCGTGGGACGCATGGGCATGGGCGTCCTCTTCTTCGTCGTCCTGCTTCTTGCCACGCACAAGGTGCATGTGTTCAAGAAGCTCAAGCTCACGCCGGCTATCGCGCTCGGCGGCCTCATGATCGGCATGTCGTTGGCGTGCTACGTCACGTCCACGCTGCTCACCACCGTGTCGAACGCGGTTCTGTTCATCTACATAGGCCCGGTAGTCTGCGTATTGCTCGCGCGCATCTTCCGCAAGGAGCCTATGTCCAAGCTGCAGTGGATCTGCCTGGGGGCGGTGTTCATCGGCATGCTGTTCGGCAACAACCTCATGGGCTTCGGCGACAACGGCTTCTTCGTGGACTTCAACCTCGTGCCGTCCACGCCCGAATTCCCGCAGAAGGGCATCGGCGATGCGTTCGGCCTCGCTTCCGGCTTCTTCTACGGCGCCTCGATGTTCTTCAACGGCTATCGCAAGGACGCCGACACCACGGCGCGCGGCGTGTGGAACTTCATCTTCGCCGTCATCGGCGCCGGCTCCATCACCATCGTGCTGAACTCGCTCGGCAGCATCGACCCGAGCATGGCCAACTGGGCGCTCAACATCCACTTCACGCCGTTCAACTGGATTGGCGCCGTGCTCCTGTGGATCATCTGCGGTCCCATCGCGCTCGGATTCCTGCTGGTTGCCGGCCGTAACCTGCCTGCCGCAGACTACGGCACCATCGCGTACTGGGAGGTGCCCGTCGCCATCTTCGTGGGCCTCGTGGTGTTCGGCGAGGCGCTCACCATCAACACCATCATCGGCGGCCTGCTCATCATCGGCGGCGGCGCAGTGCCCTCCATCAGGGGCATGATCGTCGGCCGCAAGCAGAAGCAGCAGGAGGAGATCAGCGAGAACCTGGCTGCCCGCCTGGAAAAGGCCGAGGAAGACGAGCATCTGCAGTAG
- a CDS encoding MFS transporter has protein sequence MNVESGTANAVPPRSFSEEEQHKTLKKVTFSSFLGNFIEWFDYASYSYLATVIALVFFPGEDRFVAVMSTFAVFALSFLVRPIGAVFWGNMGDKKGRKWALSISILMMSGATFLIGCLPGYALLGVGAPLLLLALRMVQSFSAAGEYAGAATFIAEYAPKNHRGFYCSMVPASTATGLLVGSLFATFMFNTWGATSDFVVDWGWRIPFLLALPLGYITHYIRTHLEDSPVYEEMQEHLKQQGSSVKHPIRTLFKKHLRVLIISFGACVLNAVGFYAVLTYLPNYLETTLNYDPSAASIITTIVLVAYIGFIFVSGRISDRFGRKKMLIIACVGFIVLTIPAFMLLGTKNFWIILLVELVMCLILTINDGTLSSYLTETFPTDVRYSGFALSFNLANAIFGGSASFISFWLIDMTGNDIAPGFYMVFIAALALVAMILSHEHTGKDLSEV, from the coding sequence ATGAATGTTGAAAGCGGTACTGCCAACGCTGTTCCTCCCCGGTCGTTCTCGGAAGAAGAGCAGCATAAAACCCTGAAAAAGGTCACGTTCTCGTCGTTCCTGGGCAATTTCATCGAATGGTTCGACTACGCGAGTTATTCCTACCTGGCCACGGTCATCGCGCTCGTGTTCTTCCCGGGCGAGGACCGCTTCGTGGCGGTGATGAGCACGTTCGCCGTGTTCGCGCTCTCGTTCCTCGTGCGCCCCATCGGTGCGGTGTTCTGGGGGAACATGGGCGACAAGAAGGGCCGCAAGTGGGCCTTGTCCATCTCCATCCTCATGATGAGCGGTGCGACGTTCCTCATCGGCTGTCTGCCCGGCTACGCCCTCCTCGGCGTGGGCGCGCCGCTGCTGCTGCTTGCGCTGCGCATGGTGCAGAGCTTCTCGGCCGCCGGCGAGTATGCGGGTGCGGCCACGTTCATCGCCGAGTACGCGCCGAAGAACCACCGCGGCTTCTACTGCTCCATGGTGCCGGCGTCCACGGCCACGGGCCTGCTCGTGGGCTCGCTGTTCGCCACGTTCATGTTCAACACCTGGGGCGCCACGTCGGACTTCGTCGTGGACTGGGGCTGGCGCATACCGTTCTTGCTCGCGCTGCCGCTGGGCTACATCACGCACTACATCCGAACGCATCTCGAGGATTCCCCGGTGTACGAGGAGATGCAGGAGCACCTGAAGCAGCAGGGTTCCAGCGTGAAGCATCCCATCCGCACGCTGTTCAAGAAGCACCTGCGCGTGCTCATCATCTCGTTCGGCGCCTGCGTGTTGAACGCCGTGGGCTTCTATGCGGTGCTCACCTACCTGCCGAACTACCTCGAGACCACGCTGAACTACGATCCGAGCGCGGCATCCATCATCACCACTATCGTGCTGGTGGCCTACATCGGGTTCATCTTCGTGTCCGGCCGCATCTCCGACCGCTTCGGCCGCAAGAAGATGCTCATCATCGCCTGCGTCGGGTTCATCGTGCTCACCATCCCGGCGTTCATGCTGCTGGGTACGAAGAACTTCTGGATCATCCTGCTGGTCGAGCTGGTCATGTGCCTCATACTCACCATCAACGACGGCACGCTGTCCAGCTACCTGACCGAGACGTTCCCCACCGACGTGCGCTACTCCGGGTTCGCGTTGAGCTTCAACCTGGCCAATGCCATCTTCGGCGGCTCGGCGTCGTTCATCTCGTTCTGGTTGATCGATATGACGGGCAACGACATCGCGCCCGGGTTCTACATGGTGTTCATCGCCGCGCTGGCGCTGGTGGCCATGATCCTGTCGCACGAGCACACGGGCAAGGACTTGTCCGAGGTGTAG
- a CDS encoding TetR/AcrR family transcriptional regulator — protein MSESSTPKSLKAQITRTSLVLAAAALLREEGPKAVTYRKVAKWAGAASSSVGYYFDSVTELLHEAGMYNIQLWAQRAERVADLCEKLEPEECRARITELLTRACLPDDSIVPKAHYAQLIGAADSSVVTEAYRKGRVLLDAAIARILERAGVPMTPRIVVAIVDGAAVASISEGLDVRETTGKLLDEAIEAYTKAAGC, from the coding sequence ATGAGCGAATCGTCAACGCCGAAGTCATTGAAGGCTCAGATCACGCGCACGTCGCTCGTGCTCGCCGCCGCCGCGCTCCTGCGCGAGGAGGGTCCCAAGGCCGTCACGTACCGCAAGGTGGCGAAGTGGGCCGGGGCGGCGTCCTCGTCGGTGGGCTACTACTTCGACTCCGTCACCGAGCTCTTGCACGAGGCGGGCATGTACAACATCCAGCTGTGGGCGCAGCGCGCCGAGCGGGTGGCGGATTTGTGCGAGAAGCTGGAGCCCGAGGAATGCCGCGCGCGCATTACCGAGCTTCTGACGCGCGCGTGCCTGCCGGACGACTCCATCGTGCCCAAGGCGCACTACGCGCAGCTCATCGGCGCGGCTGATTCGAGCGTGGTCACGGAGGCCTACCGCAAGGGCCGCGTTCTGCTGGATGCCGCCATCGCGCGCATCCTCGAGCGGGCGGGCGTTCCCATGACGCCGCGCATCGTGGTGGCCATCGTCGATGGTGCCGCCGTGGCCTCTATCTCCGAGGGTCTGGACGTGCGCGAGACCACCGGCAAGCTGCTCGACGAGGCTATCGAGGCCTACACGAAGGCCGCTGGCTGCTAG